The genomic region GGCCATCAAAGAATACTTCGAAGCTTTTTCGAAATCGGAACACTGTTGATAATGGAACGCGAGAATGTCCGCCATCTCCACGATGTTATCGTCGTTTTCCTGCTCGATAAACGAAGCGATTCTTTTGTGAAGATCCTCTCTTGTGGAATGCAAAAGAGTGTTATAGACGATGTCTCGAATCACGATATGTTTGAAGATATACGTAAGCGGATCGGTGATTTCCAAAGGAGTCAGATCCAAACCTTCCAAACTCTGGAGAATATTCTGAATTTCGGAACGGAACTCGACGGGCAACAAATGATTCAAAGTTTCCACGTTGATCAAACGTCCGATCACGGAAGCAGTCTTGATAACGATCTTTTCCCTTTCTTGAAGACGATCCACGCGCGCCAGAAGAACGTCGTTTAACGTATTCGGAATCTGAATGTCCCTGGTTTTATCGGAAGGAGAAAGGGTTCCATTCTCCAGTTTTTTCAGAGTCCCCTCTTCGATTAAGTTGTGAACGATGGATTCGAGAAAGAAAGGATTTCCGCTGGATCGGTTGAGAATCTGATCCAAAAATTCCTCTTGGCTCGTGTCCATCTGAAACTTATGAATGAGAAAATCCTTCGCTTCTTCCGGTTTGAATTCCTTCAGACGGATCAATTCCTCGTTAGGCGAAACCGCTTCTTCCGCGAATTGGCCTTCCGGTCTGGAAACGAGAATCAACATAGATTTCATGGAAGGAAGACTCGACGCGAGTTTTTCCAAAAGACGACTGGAAAGTTCGTCGATCCAGTGAACGTCTTCGAAGATCAACATCAAAGGTTTTTGTTCCGCTTTTTCGCGTAACAAAGAGATGATGATCTCGAACAATCTTTCGTTCTTCTGTTTACGATCGAGTTCTTTGGTCAAAGGATCTTCTTCGACGGGAACTCCCATAAGAGCCACCAGAGCCTTGGCCCAAGCGAGATCGAACGAATTCAAAGTATCTAATGCTTTTTCAGCCTTGTTTACTCTTGTTTCCACGGAATCGTCTTCGAAAATTCCGAGGAAAAGACTCAACAATTCCTTCCAAGGATAGAATGGAGTAAACTTTTCGTAAGGATAACAATAACCGATGAGAATCTCCACGTTCCGATCGTAAGCCTGATCGATAAACGTGTTCGTCAATCTCGACTTGCCGAGTCCCGCGTCCGCGATGATTCTGCAAACGACCCCGTTTTTTTCGATAACGGTATCCAACATCTTATGAAGACGATCGATCTCTTCCTTTCTTCCGATCATCGTATCTCTGTATTGAATCAAAAGACCGGGAATATTCTTTTGTTCTCCCGTGAGTTGAAAAACTTTTTTGGCTCCCGCAACCCCTTTGAGTTCCACGTCGCCGATTTCGTGAAAGGAAAAATTCTTACCCAACTTGGCTTTAGTTTGAGAATCGATGAGAATCCCGCTCTGACCGCCGAGGGTCGCGAGTCTTGCGGCGATGTTCATCATCTCGCCGATCGCCGTGAAGTCTTTTCGAAACGGCGCGCCCAAATCTCCGCAATACGCCATTCCCGTTGAAATTCCGATTTGAATATTCTTTGCCGCCGGATAATTCACGGCTCCTTCCATCAATCGAATCGAAAATCTTGCGGCCAACGCTTCCTTGTTTTCCAAAGCCGCCGGCGCTCCGAAAAGAATGCTGAACACGCCGCCCTTATCGGATAAATCGGTGACAACAAACGTTCCCGAACAAGCCGCCGCGACGCTTTGAACGTGCGTGAAAAAATCGTTGAAGTTTCTGGAATCCGTACTCGATTCCAAGGGAGAATCGATCCGCACGAAAACCGAAGCGACTTCCCGATAATCTCCCGAAAATGCCTTATGAATGCTCGTCGCTCTTTGATACAACTCGGGGACGATAAACCGTTTACAACGTTTGAAGAATCGTTCGTCCGAAATCCGATCCTCCGCTTTGGAACGGGAAGGAGGCGCGACGATGTTATCGCTCTTTTCGCAATCGACCAAACGATAAAAGTTCGGATTCACCGCGTCTCCCACTTTGGATGCGGGCAGAAGATTCCAAAGATCCGCGCTGAGAATGATCTCACCGCCTAACGCGTGTTTTTCGGCTGAAATGGATTGATCCACCGGGGTTCCGGCGATCACGGCTCTTAAGAATCGATCCTGTTCGCCTAAGATAAATTCCTGATATTCTCCGTAAGCAAGTCCTACGCGCGCGGGAA from Leptospira kmetyi serovar Malaysia str. Bejo-Iso9 harbors:
- a CDS encoding AAA family ATPase; this encodes MNSATESIKDTLELIRPYLPSAIVRRLADSNESKLQRSQSFHGAVLFFDVVGFTPTTLALAAKGTRGIDALQTVLSNYYTALLKHLNEWGGAVYQFAGDSVLVSFEKKEEETDVEAAHRVATCALGIFNSISEYSSNELLGETVNLPARVGLAYGEYQEFILGEQDRFLRAVIAGTPVDQSISAEKHALGGEIILSADLWNLLPASKVGDAVNPNFYRLVDCEKSDNIVAPPSRSKAEDRISDERFFKRCKRFIVPELYQRATSIHKAFSGDYREVASVFVRIDSPLESSTDSRNFNDFFTHVQSVAAACSGTFVVTDLSDKGGVFSILFGAPAALENKEALAARFSIRLMEGAVNYPAAKNIQIGISTGMAYCGDLGAPFRKDFTAIGEMMNIAARLATLGGQSGILIDSQTKAKLGKNFSFHEIGDVELKGVAGAKKVFQLTGEQKNIPGLLIQYRDTMIGRKEEIDRLHKMLDTVIEKNGVVCRIIADAGLGKSRLTNTFIDQAYDRNVEILIGYCYPYEKFTPFYPWKELLSLFLGIFEDDSVETRVNKAEKALDTLNSFDLAWAKALVALMGVPVEEDPLTKELDRKQKNERLFEIIISLLREKAEQKPLMLIFEDVHWIDELSSRLLEKLASSLPSMKSMLILVSRPEGQFAEEAVSPNEELIRLKEFKPEEAKDFLIHKFQMDTSQEEFLDQILNRSSGNPFFLESIVHNLIEEGTLKKLENGTLSPSDKTRDIQIPNTLNDVLLARVDRLQEREKIVIKTASVIGRLINVETLNHLLPVEFRSEIQNILQSLEGLDLTPLEITDPLTYIFKHIVIRDIVYNTLLHSTREDLHKRIASFIEQENDDNIVEMADILAFHYQQCSDFEKASKYSLMAARKARSRYANRDAIYHYGKTLEFMAQFEKSKSDTYYEITQELAHVHRQLGEYSVAEVLFKECLENKSTLNLIRSYTGLGQVYQEQDDISRAMETLEKALRITGVRPPGSRPDTIFKIVLQLPFVFRFSLFGSSYTSASKAERLKLRCIILVTLAKLYIMKDIKKFGWSVFTQYNATQRFNDPVRQSLAECALGQVFVGMNLFGPSKHFLIKGRELAEKTGDPYAKAISLLVQGVYYMMLNRPDLGLPFLHDSISIYRQVGEKWDLLSALSSGGFLYYFQSDFRTAKKYFDDIGEIASDLGAQLQLRWTRIWSPYFGYLLGEVEPLELEKRLLIEVERAALENDVMNELSTINKLLKLAILEGWPEKAAHWSRRSYAGFLKCEVKFPQLQIGNVYLAEAALYAKNELGDKSLNKIINYGLKNGLKLGKSLPYLYGPALMLKGKLKFYAGDRKKAEAIFKEAESFLSNTPNQWEYATALYEAGLLLDDQDRISTATGILQQLGAKADLKRLEENRSVVV